Proteins from a single region of Lasioglossum baleicum chromosome 1, iyLasBale1, whole genome shotgun sequence:
- the Raskol gene encoding ras GTPase-activating protein raskol isoform X4, protein MRIRYVPQDIGNCYKRESKGKPLIKSSRHDSRRPRGESKRKSLPRDSRYDSQRARDTSYEKACRRGSAPATPVLGARPLDVTPNRIVNFFSKRSFRSNPLKRTKSVTKLERQKQRGAGLRGCRSHESLLCGQAVTSMDLAAVTPLHPSLLGRPHCFQVTPSTGGPKYFSCRTAHERDQWLHSLRKSVQPDAEQTRRTDNSLQIWLLEAKGVAAKKRYFCEVCLDSTLYARTTAKLKADLCFWGEHFDFHHLPSVNTIQVNLYREADRKKKRDKNVLIGSVSIPVHNVTSRYLTEKWYPVVGDKGPLKEPPTLRVKCRFQSVDILPVQVYQEFLEYLKSDYKSLCEKLEPVIAVKAKEDIATALVAVMQREKKAPQFLADLVMMDIHRIDDERLTFRGNSLATKAMEAYLKLTGDRYLQETLGAVVRGAVEGGDCEVDPLKVASVAALHKQQQNLRTAVDLAWGRILASHAHFPLELRECFRIFRERLADMGREDIADNLISANIFLRFLCPAILSPSLFNITHEYPNEKAARNLTLVAKTLQTLANFTRFQGKENFMEFMNDLLEREAPSMKNFLQLISSPLPKDAPANNSLEFDGYIDLGKQLSLLHALLRESLVSISSSSSSLPPSRLPEILERISLALDQPGPSPVPTSHRYPNLQNNIFRYNDPTIANSNTNLSVSATSTLSNHSTLNGTIRDSNEVLQSNTLGHNSSRSPNVARAATLPRNAYMPANGKLQLQITTDDYPLEPPAFVSRSPTPIVRQHRGIGTNRATTGYRLTASASLANVNHCQTHPTSPTRSESHSNLKDSNYNITTSQNNQPNICTIVSQQQQNHRHNMARLQNLDIHDREDNYNHNNYNVSRSASRNHCNKEENANQTQHQNYNNVSKTTVNANVVVNPSSNLTLSINHQPNNNYNNSKTNNTTANGNLDELSDLLRYADDEVSESKSQKGSQISISQLSNVASSGYQSFAAYSQSSSPVDLSSNNANAHILSAAPLAFANPVYHMEPNHGRSGRRGSTSSEERDGIGGGVEGVRGVDLSPSPPPQNNVRNLQRNNQNQWRQNNQTHRNNSEQNQNVCTKLRRRLSLDSTRDLSDTSEEESCTTRRSKSRSHRSIDQYEVEIERLQSSVDRLRARLGATEDTDIDGVAPDTKMKSIISRNGAILLATTVSHKRPHRTTSNKGRLISTVYRLISVEEELRREQQKMSAALSYKQRVIDAQEQQIAALDAANSRLMTSNTRLLSALSTLKQRYNAKTQPSSEAAALLQNIADIGELKSSSC, encoded by the exons aatttCTTCTCGAAGAGGTCGTTCCGCTCGAACCCGCTGAAGAGGACGAAGAGCGTGACGAAGCTCGAGCGACAGAAGCAACGTGGCGCCGGTCTTCGGGGTTGCCGTTCACACGAGTCCCTCCTCTGCGGACAGGCGGTGACCTCGATGGACCTCGCGGCCGTGACACCGCTGCATCCAAGCCTGCTTGGCAGACCTCACTGCTTCCAGGTCACACCCAGCACCGGTGGGCCCAAGTATTTTAGTTGCAGGACCGCTCACGAACGGGACCAGTGGTTACACAG TTTAAGGAAATCCGTTCAACCGGACGCGGAGCAGACAAGACGCACGGACAATTCTCTGCAGATCTGGCTGCTCGAGGCGAAAGGTGTGGCGGCGAAGAAGCGATATTTTTGCGAGGTCTGTCTAGACAGCACCCTGTACGCGAGAACCACGGCGAAATTGAAGGCCGACCTTTGCTTCTGGGGCGAACACTTTGACTTTCATCATTTGCCTTCTGTCAACACTATACAAGTTAACTTGTACAGGGAGGCTGAccggaagaagaagagagacaaAAATGTCCTGATCG GTTCCGTGAGCATACCCGTGCACAACGTGACGTCGCGTTATTTAACAGAAAAGTGGTACCCGGTGGTCGGGGACAAGGGTCCTTTAAAGGAACCACCGACGCTTAGGGTGAAATGCCGCTTCCAATCCGTGGACATACTACCCGTGCAGGtataccaggaattcctggaatacctgaaatCGGACTACAAGTCACTCTGCGAGAAATTAGAGCCGGTGATCGCCGTGAAAGCGAAAGAGGACATCGCCACCGCGTTGGTGGCTGTCATGCAACGAGAAAAGAAAGCGCCACAGTTTCTTGCCGACTTGGTTATGATGGATATACACAGAATAG ACGACGAGAGGCTCACCTTTCGAGGAAATTCCTTAGCCACGAAGGCGATGGAGGCCTATCTGAAGTTGACGGGCGACAGGTACCTGCAGGAGACCTTGGGAGCCGTGGTCAGGGGCGCAGTAGAGGGTGGCGACTGCGAGGTGGACCCGCTGAAGGTTGCTTCAGTGGCGGCCCTGCACAAACAACAGCAGAATTTGCGGACTGCGGTGGATTTGGCTTGGGGCAGGATACTGGCTAGCCACGCACACTTCCCGCTCGAATTGCGCGAATGCTTCCGTATATTCCGCGAACGGTTGGCCGACATGGGCCGCGAGGACATCGCAGACAACCTAATCTCCGCGAACATATTTCTTAGATTCCTGTGCCCAGCTATTCTCAGCCCGTCTCTCTTCAACATCACCCACG AATACCCGAACGAAAAGGCAGCGAGGAATCTCACCCTGGTGGCCAAGACTCTCCAAACGCTCGCGAACTTCACGAGATTCCAAGGGAAAGAGAATTTTATGGAATTTATGAACGACCTGCTAGAGCGGGAAGCTCCCTCTATGAAAAACTTCCTCCAGCTGATCAGC AGCCCTCTGCCAAAGGACGCGCCAGCCAACAACTCTCTCGAATTCGACGGCTACATTGATCTGGGCAAGCAGTTATCCTTGTTACACGCGCTGCTGCGGGAGAGTTTAGTCTCAATATCATCTTCCTCGTCATCACTGCCCCCGTCCAGGCTGCCGGAGATCCTTGAAAGGATTTCTCTGGCGCTGGATCAACCGGGTCCAAGTCCAGTGCCAACATCGCATCGCTACCCGAACCTGCAGAACAACATTTTCCGCTACAACGATCCCACGATTGCGAACAGTAACACGAATCTCTCAGTCTCGGCAACCTCGACGTTGAGCAATCACAGCACTTTGAACGGGACGATCAGGGACAGCAACGAGGTGTTGCAGTCGAACACGTTAGGCCACAACAGTTCTCGCAGCCCTAACGTCGCCAGAGCTGCCACTCTTCCTCGGAACGCTTACATGCCGGCCAACGGGAAGCTTCAGCTGCAGATCACCACGGACGATTATCCTCTAGAACCACCAGCCTTTGTGTCTCGTTCACCAACGCCGATCGTCAGACAGCACCGAGGAATTGGGACCAACAGGGCCACCACGGGATACAGACTGACTGCCAGCGCTAGTTTGGCAAACGTGAACCACTGCCAGACGCATCCCACCAGCCCCACAAGATCCGAAAGCCACAGCAACCTGAAAGATTCGAACTACAACATCACCACGTCACAGAACAACCAGCCGAACATCTGTACCATCGTCTCCCAGCAACAACAGAACCACAGACACAACATGGCCAGACTGCAAAACCTGGACATCCACGACAGAGAGGACAACTACAATCACAACAACTACAACGTCTCCAGATCAGCGAGCAGAAACCACTGCAACAAAGAAGAGAACGCTAACCAGACCCAGCATCAGAACTACAATAACGTCTCGAAGACCACGGTGAACGCCAACGTAGTGGTGAACCCGTCATCCAATCTGACGCTGTCTATCAACCATCAAccgaataataattataacaacAGCAAGACCAACAACACGACTGCCAATGGGAACCTGGACGAGCTGTCCGATCTGTTAAGGTACGCCGACGACGAGGTCTCCGAGTCGAAGTCGCAGAAAGGCTCTCAGATCTCCATTTCCCAGTTGAGCAACGTTGCTTCCTCAGGATACCAGAGTTTCGCTGCTTATAGTCAGAGCTCCAGCCCAGTGGATCTCAGCAGCAATAACGCAAATGCCCATATACTCAGCGCCGCCCCGTTGGCTTTTGCTAATCCCGTTTATCACATGGAACCGAACCATGGAAGAAGCGGTAGGAGAGGGAGTACTAGTTCTGAAGAAAGGGATGGAATCGGCGGAGGGGTTGAAGGGGTACGAGGCGTTGACCTTAGCCCTTCTCCACCGCCGCAGAACAACGTCAGGAATTTGCAGAGGAATAATCAGAACCAGTGGAGGCAGAATAACCAGACACATCGGAATAACTCGGAGCAGAATCAAAACGTCTGCACGAAGCTCAGGAGGAGGCTGTCGTTGGATTCCACGAGAGACTTGTCCGATACTAGCGAAGAGGAGAGCTGCACCACTAGGAGGAGCAAGTCGCGTAGTCACCGTAGCATCGATCAG TACGAAGTTGAAATCGAGAGGCTGCAGAGTAGCGTAGATCGACTGAGGGCCCGGTTAGGCGCAACCGAGGATACCGATATAGACGGCGTTGCACCGGATACCAAGATGAAGAGCATCATTTCCAG GAACGGTGCAATTTTATTGGCCACTACAGTATCTCACAAGAGGCCTCATCGAACAACGTCGAACAAAGGAAGATTAATATCAACGGTGTATCG GTTAATCTCCGTGGAGGAGGAGCTGCGTCGCGAGCAACAGAAGATGTCGGCCGCGTTGTCGTACAAGCAGCGCGTGATCGACGCGCAGGAACAGCAAATAGCCGCCCTGGACGCCGCGAATTCGCGTCTGATGACTTCAAATACAAGACTGTTGTCCGCATTGAGCACCCTGAAGCAACGGTACAACGCGAAGACCCAGCCGAGCAGTGAGGCAGCCGCGTTGCTGCAGAACATCGCCGACATCGGCGAGCTGAAGAGCTCGTCCTGTTGA
- the Raskol gene encoding ras GTPase-activating protein raskol isoform X7 produces the protein MRIRYVPQDIGNCYKRESKRKSLPRDSRYDSQRARDTSYEKACRRGSAPATPVLGARPLDVTPNRIVNFFSKRSFRSNPLKRTKSVTKLERQKQRGAGLRGCRSHESLLCGQAVTSMDLAAVTPLHPSLLGRPHCFQVTPSTGGPKYFSCRTAHERDQWLHSLRKSVQPDAEQTRRTDNSLQIWLLEAKGVAAKKRYFCEVCLDSTLYARTTAKLKADLCFWGEHFDFHHLPSVNTIQVNLYREADRKKKRDKNVLIGSVSIPVHNVTSRYLTEKWYPVVGDKGPLKEPPTLRVKCRFQSVDILPVQVYQEFLEYLKSDYKSLCEKLEPVIAVKAKEDIATALVAVMQREKKAPQFLADLVMMDIHRIDDERLTFRGNSLATKAMEAYLKLTGDRYLQETLGAVVRGAVEGGDCEVDPLKVASVAALHKQQQNLRTAVDLAWGRILASHAHFPLELRECFRIFRERLADMGREDIADNLISANIFLRFLCPAILSPSLFNITHEYPNEKAARNLTLVAKTLQTLANFTRFQGKENFMEFMNDLLEREAPSMKNFLQLISSPLPKDAPANNSLEFDGYIDLGKQLSLLHALLRESLVSISSSSSSLPPSRLPEILERISLALDQPGPSPVPTSHRYPNLQNNIFRYNDPTIANSNTNLSVSATSTLSNHSTLNGTIRDSNEVLQSNTLGHNSSRSPNVARAATLPRNAYMPANGKLQLQITTDDYPLEPPAFVSRSPTPIVRQHRGIGTNRATTGYRLTASASLANVNHCQTHPTSPTRSESHSNLKDSNYNITTSQNNQPNICTIVSQQQQNHRHNMARLQNLDIHDREDNYNHNNYNVSRSASRNHCNKEENANQTQHQNYNNVSKTTVNANVVVNPSSNLTLSINHQPNNNYNNSKTNNTTANGNLDELSDLLRYADDEVSESKSQKGSQISISQLSNVASSGYQSFAAYSQSSSPVDLSSNNANAHILSAAPLAFANPVYHMEPNHGRSGRRGSTSSEERDGIGGGVEGVRGVDLSPSPPPQNNVRNLQRNNQNQWRQNNQTHRNNSEQNQNVCTKLRRRLSLDSTRDLSDTSEEESCTTRRSKSRSHRSIDQYEVEIERLQSSVDRLRARLGATEDTDIDGVAPDTKMKSIISRNGAILLATTVSHKRPHRTTSNKGRLISTVYRLISVEEELRREQQKMSAALSYKQRVIDAQEQQIAALDAANSRLMTSNTRLLSALSTLKQRYNAKTQPSSEAAALLQNIADIGELKSSSC, from the exons aatttCTTCTCGAAGAGGTCGTTCCGCTCGAACCCGCTGAAGAGGACGAAGAGCGTGACGAAGCTCGAGCGACAGAAGCAACGTGGCGCCGGTCTTCGGGGTTGCCGTTCACACGAGTCCCTCCTCTGCGGACAGGCGGTGACCTCGATGGACCTCGCGGCCGTGACACCGCTGCATCCAAGCCTGCTTGGCAGACCTCACTGCTTCCAGGTCACACCCAGCACCGGTGGGCCCAAGTATTTTAGTTGCAGGACCGCTCACGAACGGGACCAGTGGTTACACAG TTTAAGGAAATCCGTTCAACCGGACGCGGAGCAGACAAGACGCACGGACAATTCTCTGCAGATCTGGCTGCTCGAGGCGAAAGGTGTGGCGGCGAAGAAGCGATATTTTTGCGAGGTCTGTCTAGACAGCACCCTGTACGCGAGAACCACGGCGAAATTGAAGGCCGACCTTTGCTTCTGGGGCGAACACTTTGACTTTCATCATTTGCCTTCTGTCAACACTATACAAGTTAACTTGTACAGGGAGGCTGAccggaagaagaagagagacaaAAATGTCCTGATCG GTTCCGTGAGCATACCCGTGCACAACGTGACGTCGCGTTATTTAACAGAAAAGTGGTACCCGGTGGTCGGGGACAAGGGTCCTTTAAAGGAACCACCGACGCTTAGGGTGAAATGCCGCTTCCAATCCGTGGACATACTACCCGTGCAGGtataccaggaattcctggaatacctgaaatCGGACTACAAGTCACTCTGCGAGAAATTAGAGCCGGTGATCGCCGTGAAAGCGAAAGAGGACATCGCCACCGCGTTGGTGGCTGTCATGCAACGAGAAAAGAAAGCGCCACAGTTTCTTGCCGACTTGGTTATGATGGATATACACAGAATAG ACGACGAGAGGCTCACCTTTCGAGGAAATTCCTTAGCCACGAAGGCGATGGAGGCCTATCTGAAGTTGACGGGCGACAGGTACCTGCAGGAGACCTTGGGAGCCGTGGTCAGGGGCGCAGTAGAGGGTGGCGACTGCGAGGTGGACCCGCTGAAGGTTGCTTCAGTGGCGGCCCTGCACAAACAACAGCAGAATTTGCGGACTGCGGTGGATTTGGCTTGGGGCAGGATACTGGCTAGCCACGCACACTTCCCGCTCGAATTGCGCGAATGCTTCCGTATATTCCGCGAACGGTTGGCCGACATGGGCCGCGAGGACATCGCAGACAACCTAATCTCCGCGAACATATTTCTTAGATTCCTGTGCCCAGCTATTCTCAGCCCGTCTCTCTTCAACATCACCCACG AATACCCGAACGAAAAGGCAGCGAGGAATCTCACCCTGGTGGCCAAGACTCTCCAAACGCTCGCGAACTTCACGAGATTCCAAGGGAAAGAGAATTTTATGGAATTTATGAACGACCTGCTAGAGCGGGAAGCTCCCTCTATGAAAAACTTCCTCCAGCTGATCAGC AGCCCTCTGCCAAAGGACGCGCCAGCCAACAACTCTCTCGAATTCGACGGCTACATTGATCTGGGCAAGCAGTTATCCTTGTTACACGCGCTGCTGCGGGAGAGTTTAGTCTCAATATCATCTTCCTCGTCATCACTGCCCCCGTCCAGGCTGCCGGAGATCCTTGAAAGGATTTCTCTGGCGCTGGATCAACCGGGTCCAAGTCCAGTGCCAACATCGCATCGCTACCCGAACCTGCAGAACAACATTTTCCGCTACAACGATCCCACGATTGCGAACAGTAACACGAATCTCTCAGTCTCGGCAACCTCGACGTTGAGCAATCACAGCACTTTGAACGGGACGATCAGGGACAGCAACGAGGTGTTGCAGTCGAACACGTTAGGCCACAACAGTTCTCGCAGCCCTAACGTCGCCAGAGCTGCCACTCTTCCTCGGAACGCTTACATGCCGGCCAACGGGAAGCTTCAGCTGCAGATCACCACGGACGATTATCCTCTAGAACCACCAGCCTTTGTGTCTCGTTCACCAACGCCGATCGTCAGACAGCACCGAGGAATTGGGACCAACAGGGCCACCACGGGATACAGACTGACTGCCAGCGCTAGTTTGGCAAACGTGAACCACTGCCAGACGCATCCCACCAGCCCCACAAGATCCGAAAGCCACAGCAACCTGAAAGATTCGAACTACAACATCACCACGTCACAGAACAACCAGCCGAACATCTGTACCATCGTCTCCCAGCAACAACAGAACCACAGACACAACATGGCCAGACTGCAAAACCTGGACATCCACGACAGAGAGGACAACTACAATCACAACAACTACAACGTCTCCAGATCAGCGAGCAGAAACCACTGCAACAAAGAAGAGAACGCTAACCAGACCCAGCATCAGAACTACAATAACGTCTCGAAGACCACGGTGAACGCCAACGTAGTGGTGAACCCGTCATCCAATCTGACGCTGTCTATCAACCATCAAccgaataataattataacaacAGCAAGACCAACAACACGACTGCCAATGGGAACCTGGACGAGCTGTCCGATCTGTTAAGGTACGCCGACGACGAGGTCTCCGAGTCGAAGTCGCAGAAAGGCTCTCAGATCTCCATTTCCCAGTTGAGCAACGTTGCTTCCTCAGGATACCAGAGTTTCGCTGCTTATAGTCAGAGCTCCAGCCCAGTGGATCTCAGCAGCAATAACGCAAATGCCCATATACTCAGCGCCGCCCCGTTGGCTTTTGCTAATCCCGTTTATCACATGGAACCGAACCATGGAAGAAGCGGTAGGAGAGGGAGTACTAGTTCTGAAGAAAGGGATGGAATCGGCGGAGGGGTTGAAGGGGTACGAGGCGTTGACCTTAGCCCTTCTCCACCGCCGCAGAACAACGTCAGGAATTTGCAGAGGAATAATCAGAACCAGTGGAGGCAGAATAACCAGACACATCGGAATAACTCGGAGCAGAATCAAAACGTCTGCACGAAGCTCAGGAGGAGGCTGTCGTTGGATTCCACGAGAGACTTGTCCGATACTAGCGAAGAGGAGAGCTGCACCACTAGGAGGAGCAAGTCGCGTAGTCACCGTAGCATCGATCAG TACGAAGTTGAAATCGAGAGGCTGCAGAGTAGCGTAGATCGACTGAGGGCCCGGTTAGGCGCAACCGAGGATACCGATATAGACGGCGTTGCACCGGATACCAAGATGAAGAGCATCATTTCCAG GAACGGTGCAATTTTATTGGCCACTACAGTATCTCACAAGAGGCCTCATCGAACAACGTCGAACAAAGGAAGATTAATATCAACGGTGTATCG GTTAATCTCCGTGGAGGAGGAGCTGCGTCGCGAGCAACAGAAGATGTCGGCCGCGTTGTCGTACAAGCAGCGCGTGATCGACGCGCAGGAACAGCAAATAGCCGCCCTGGACGCCGCGAATTCGCGTCTGATGACTTCAAATACAAGACTGTTGTCCGCATTGAGCACCCTGAAGCAACGGTACAACGCGAAGACCCAGCCGAGCAGTGAGGCAGCCGCGTTGCTGCAGAACATCGCCGACATCGGCGAGCTGAAGAGCTCGTCCTGTTGA
- the Raskol gene encoding ras GTPase-activating protein raskol isoform X6, with amino-acid sequence MRIRYVPQDIGNCYKRESKGKPLIKSSRHDSRRPRDTSYEKACRRGSAPATPVLGARPLDVTPNRIVNFFSKRSFRSNPLKRTKSVTKLERQKQRGAGLRGCRSHESLLCGQAVTSMDLAAVTPLHPSLLGRPHCFQVTPSTGGPKYFSCRTAHERDQWLHSLRKSVQPDAEQTRRTDNSLQIWLLEAKGVAAKKRYFCEVCLDSTLYARTTAKLKADLCFWGEHFDFHHLPSVNTIQVNLYREADRKKKRDKNVLIGSVSIPVHNVTSRYLTEKWYPVVGDKGPLKEPPTLRVKCRFQSVDILPVQVYQEFLEYLKSDYKSLCEKLEPVIAVKAKEDIATALVAVMQREKKAPQFLADLVMMDIHRIDDERLTFRGNSLATKAMEAYLKLTGDRYLQETLGAVVRGAVEGGDCEVDPLKVASVAALHKQQQNLRTAVDLAWGRILASHAHFPLELRECFRIFRERLADMGREDIADNLISANIFLRFLCPAILSPSLFNITHEYPNEKAARNLTLVAKTLQTLANFTRFQGKENFMEFMNDLLEREAPSMKNFLQLISSPLPKDAPANNSLEFDGYIDLGKQLSLLHALLRESLVSISSSSSSLPPSRLPEILERISLALDQPGPSPVPTSHRYPNLQNNIFRYNDPTIANSNTNLSVSATSTLSNHSTLNGTIRDSNEVLQSNTLGHNSSRSPNVARAATLPRNAYMPANGKLQLQITTDDYPLEPPAFVSRSPTPIVRQHRGIGTNRATTGYRLTASASLANVNHCQTHPTSPTRSESHSNLKDSNYNITTSQNNQPNICTIVSQQQQNHRHNMARLQNLDIHDREDNYNHNNYNVSRSASRNHCNKEENANQTQHQNYNNVSKTTVNANVVVNPSSNLTLSINHQPNNNYNNSKTNNTTANGNLDELSDLLRYADDEVSESKSQKGSQISISQLSNVASSGYQSFAAYSQSSSPVDLSSNNANAHILSAAPLAFANPVYHMEPNHGRSGRRGSTSSEERDGIGGGVEGVRGVDLSPSPPPQNNVRNLQRNNQNQWRQNNQTHRNNSEQNQNVCTKLRRRLSLDSTRDLSDTSEEESCTTRRSKSRSHRSIDQYEVEIERLQSSVDRLRARLGATEDTDIDGVAPDTKMKSIISRNGAILLATTVSHKRPHRTTSNKGRLISTVYRLISVEEELRREQQKMSAALSYKQRVIDAQEQQIAALDAANSRLMTSNTRLLSALSTLKQRYNAKTQPSSEAAALLQNIADIGELKSSSC; translated from the exons aatttCTTCTCGAAGAGGTCGTTCCGCTCGAACCCGCTGAAGAGGACGAAGAGCGTGACGAAGCTCGAGCGACAGAAGCAACGTGGCGCCGGTCTTCGGGGTTGCCGTTCACACGAGTCCCTCCTCTGCGGACAGGCGGTGACCTCGATGGACCTCGCGGCCGTGACACCGCTGCATCCAAGCCTGCTTGGCAGACCTCACTGCTTCCAGGTCACACCCAGCACCGGTGGGCCCAAGTATTTTAGTTGCAGGACCGCTCACGAACGGGACCAGTGGTTACACAG TTTAAGGAAATCCGTTCAACCGGACGCGGAGCAGACAAGACGCACGGACAATTCTCTGCAGATCTGGCTGCTCGAGGCGAAAGGTGTGGCGGCGAAGAAGCGATATTTTTGCGAGGTCTGTCTAGACAGCACCCTGTACGCGAGAACCACGGCGAAATTGAAGGCCGACCTTTGCTTCTGGGGCGAACACTTTGACTTTCATCATTTGCCTTCTGTCAACACTATACAAGTTAACTTGTACAGGGAGGCTGAccggaagaagaagagagacaaAAATGTCCTGATCG GTTCCGTGAGCATACCCGTGCACAACGTGACGTCGCGTTATTTAACAGAAAAGTGGTACCCGGTGGTCGGGGACAAGGGTCCTTTAAAGGAACCACCGACGCTTAGGGTGAAATGCCGCTTCCAATCCGTGGACATACTACCCGTGCAGGtataccaggaattcctggaatacctgaaatCGGACTACAAGTCACTCTGCGAGAAATTAGAGCCGGTGATCGCCGTGAAAGCGAAAGAGGACATCGCCACCGCGTTGGTGGCTGTCATGCAACGAGAAAAGAAAGCGCCACAGTTTCTTGCCGACTTGGTTATGATGGATATACACAGAATAG ACGACGAGAGGCTCACCTTTCGAGGAAATTCCTTAGCCACGAAGGCGATGGAGGCCTATCTGAAGTTGACGGGCGACAGGTACCTGCAGGAGACCTTGGGAGCCGTGGTCAGGGGCGCAGTAGAGGGTGGCGACTGCGAGGTGGACCCGCTGAAGGTTGCTTCAGTGGCGGCCCTGCACAAACAACAGCAGAATTTGCGGACTGCGGTGGATTTGGCTTGGGGCAGGATACTGGCTAGCCACGCACACTTCCCGCTCGAATTGCGCGAATGCTTCCGTATATTCCGCGAACGGTTGGCCGACATGGGCCGCGAGGACATCGCAGACAACCTAATCTCCGCGAACATATTTCTTAGATTCCTGTGCCCAGCTATTCTCAGCCCGTCTCTCTTCAACATCACCCACG AATACCCGAACGAAAAGGCAGCGAGGAATCTCACCCTGGTGGCCAAGACTCTCCAAACGCTCGCGAACTTCACGAGATTCCAAGGGAAAGAGAATTTTATGGAATTTATGAACGACCTGCTAGAGCGGGAAGCTCCCTCTATGAAAAACTTCCTCCAGCTGATCAGC AGCCCTCTGCCAAAGGACGCGCCAGCCAACAACTCTCTCGAATTCGACGGCTACATTGATCTGGGCAAGCAGTTATCCTTGTTACACGCGCTGCTGCGGGAGAGTTTAGTCTCAATATCATCTTCCTCGTCATCACTGCCCCCGTCCAGGCTGCCGGAGATCCTTGAAAGGATTTCTCTGGCGCTGGATCAACCGGGTCCAAGTCCAGTGCCAACATCGCATCGCTACCCGAACCTGCAGAACAACATTTTCCGCTACAACGATCCCACGATTGCGAACAGTAACACGAATCTCTCAGTCTCGGCAACCTCGACGTTGAGCAATCACAGCACTTTGAACGGGACGATCAGGGACAGCAACGAGGTGTTGCAGTCGAACACGTTAGGCCACAACAGTTCTCGCAGCCCTAACGTCGCCAGAGCTGCCACTCTTCCTCGGAACGCTTACATGCCGGCCAACGGGAAGCTTCAGCTGCAGATCACCACGGACGATTATCCTCTAGAACCACCAGCCTTTGTGTCTCGTTCACCAACGCCGATCGTCAGACAGCACCGAGGAATTGGGACCAACAGGGCCACCACGGGATACAGACTGACTGCCAGCGCTAGTTTGGCAAACGTGAACCACTGCCAGACGCATCCCACCAGCCCCACAAGATCCGAAAGCCACAGCAACCTGAAAGATTCGAACTACAACATCACCACGTCACAGAACAACCAGCCGAACATCTGTACCATCGTCTCCCAGCAACAACAGAACCACAGACACAACATGGCCAGACTGCAAAACCTGGACATCCACGACAGAGAGGACAACTACAATCACAACAACTACAACGTCTCCAGATCAGCGAGCAGAAACCACTGCAACAAAGAAGAGAACGCTAACCAGACCCAGCATCAGAACTACAATAACGTCTCGAAGACCACGGTGAACGCCAACGTAGTGGTGAACCCGTCATCCAATCTGACGCTGTCTATCAACCATCAAccgaataataattataacaacAGCAAGACCAACAACACGACTGCCAATGGGAACCTGGACGAGCTGTCCGATCTGTTAAGGTACGCCGACGACGAGGTCTCCGAGTCGAAGTCGCAGAAAGGCTCTCAGATCTCCATTTCCCAGTTGAGCAACGTTGCTTCCTCAGGATACCAGAGTTTCGCTGCTTATAGTCAGAGCTCCAGCCCAGTGGATCTCAGCAGCAATAACGCAAATGCCCATATACTCAGCGCCGCCCCGTTGGCTTTTGCTAATCCCGTTTATCACATGGAACCGAACCATGGAAGAAGCGGTAGGAGAGGGAGTACTAGTTCTGAAGAAAGGGATGGAATCGGCGGAGGGGTTGAAGGGGTACGAGGCGTTGACCTTAGCCCTTCTCCACCGCCGCAGAACAACGTCAGGAATTTGCAGAGGAATAATCAGAACCAGTGGAGGCAGAATAACCAGACACATCGGAATAACTCGGAGCAGAATCAAAACGTCTGCACGAAGCTCAGGAGGAGGCTGTCGTTGGATTCCACGAGAGACTTGTCCGATACTAGCGAAGAGGAGAGCTGCACCACTAGGAGGAGCAAGTCGCGTAGTCACCGTAGCATCGATCAG TACGAAGTTGAAATCGAGAGGCTGCAGAGTAGCGTAGATCGACTGAGGGCCCGGTTAGGCGCAACCGAGGATACCGATATAGACGGCGTTGCACCGGATACCAAGATGAAGAGCATCATTTCCAG GAACGGTGCAATTTTATTGGCCACTACAGTATCTCACAAGAGGCCTCATCGAACAACGTCGAACAAAGGAAGATTAATATCAACGGTGTATCG GTTAATCTCCGTGGAGGAGGAGCTGCGTCGCGAGCAACAGAAGATGTCGGCCGCGTTGTCGTACAAGCAGCGCGTGATCGACGCGCAGGAACAGCAAATAGCCGCCCTGGACGCCGCGAATTCGCGTCTGATGACTTCAAATACAAGACTGTTGTCCGCATTGAGCACCCTGAAGCAACGGTACAACGCGAAGACCCAGCCGAGCAGTGAGGCAGCCGCGTTGCTGCAGAACATCGCCGACATCGGCGAGCTGAAGAGCTCGTCCTGTTGA